A region from the Enterobacter roggenkampii genome encodes:
- the tssF gene encoding type VI secretion system baseplate subunit TssF gives MDDLTLRYYEAEMRYLREAGKEFARAHPDRAAMLNLDKPGARDPYVERLFEGFAFLMGRLREKLDDDLPELTEGLVSLLWPHYMRTIPSLAIVEFSPDWRSLRQAEMLAEGFSILSRPVGPHKTACQYRTTRDVPLQPLHLADARLHTETDGRSAIRLRFECPEKVDWSKAEIDKVAIFLNAESPISSALHLAMTRRVHAMYARHAGTYTERHQFDGWCKPMGFDDNDGLWKKANTAFSGYQLLLEYFSFRPKFMFVELRGLDSIGLTESSTWFEIDIVLSEAWSSDLPFETENFRLHCAPVINLFTLEADPLTLNPLENEYLLRPLRLQDGHTEIYSVDNIHGAVKNGKHPYVPFTSFRHRGGMMRHDAPERYYHTRVKRGPSGLYDTWLILGGRSFELEQLSDKPESLSMRITGTNGQLPRKALESTLLDRVVKTGKVPVRVLNVTAPTMPLYPPANDRFHWRVMSHLGSNFLSMMDNPEVLRGTLALYDWTDDEMNRRRLEAIVAVKHTLIRRFEKGFMLRGVDIEVTLNMDNFAGEGDVNLFGEMLHRFFALYADVHLFNQLTLVLQPTGKRLRWRENHSQHVPG, from the coding sequence ATGGATGATTTAACCCTGCGCTATTACGAAGCAGAGATGCGTTACCTGCGAGAAGCCGGTAAAGAGTTTGCCCGTGCCCATCCGGATCGGGCAGCAATGCTTAATCTGGATAAACCCGGCGCCCGCGATCCCTACGTGGAACGCCTGTTTGAAGGTTTTGCCTTCCTGATGGGCCGTTTGCGTGAAAAGCTGGATGATGATCTGCCGGAGCTCACCGAAGGGCTGGTGAGTCTGCTGTGGCCGCACTATATGCGGACTATCCCGTCGCTGGCCATCGTTGAGTTCTCCCCTGACTGGCGTAGTCTGCGTCAGGCTGAAATGCTCGCGGAAGGCTTCTCCATTCTTTCACGTCCTGTCGGGCCGCATAAAACCGCCTGTCAGTATCGGACGACCCGCGATGTTCCCCTGCAACCACTGCACCTTGCGGACGCCCGCCTGCATACGGAAACCGATGGCCGCTCCGCTATTCGTCTGCGCTTCGAATGCCCTGAAAAAGTGGACTGGAGTAAAGCCGAAATCGACAAAGTCGCCATTTTTCTTAATGCGGAGAGTCCAATTAGCTCAGCGCTGCATCTGGCAATGACCCGTCGTGTACATGCCATGTATGCCCGTCATGCCGGGACGTACACCGAACGTCATCAGTTTGACGGCTGGTGTAAACCCATGGGCTTTGATGACAATGATGGCCTGTGGAAGAAAGCCAATACCGCCTTCAGCGGTTACCAGTTGCTGCTGGAGTATTTCAGCTTCCGTCCTAAATTTATGTTTGTTGAGCTACGCGGCCTCGACTCCATCGGGCTCACTGAGTCCAGCACCTGGTTTGAAATCGACATTGTGCTCAGTGAAGCCTGGTCATCCGATCTGCCTTTTGAGACAGAAAACTTCCGGCTGCACTGTGCGCCGGTCATCAATCTCTTTACCCTTGAAGCCGACCCGCTGACGCTTAACCCGCTGGAAAACGAATATTTGCTCAGGCCGCTGCGTCTTCAGGATGGTCACACAGAGATTTATAGCGTCGATAACATCCACGGCGCGGTGAAGAATGGCAAACACCCCTATGTGCCCTTTACCAGTTTCCGGCACCGGGGCGGTATGATGCGCCACGATGCCCCTGAACGTTATTACCACACCCGCGTGAAACGTGGCCCCTCAGGCCTGTATGACACCTGGTTAATTCTCGGGGGCCGCTCGTTCGAACTGGAGCAGCTGTCCGATAAACCGGAGTCCCTCTCGATGCGAATAACCGGCACCAACGGCCAGCTTCCGCGCAAAGCACTGGAAAGTACGTTGCTGGACAGGGTGGTCAAAACCGGCAAAGTGCCCGTCAGGGTCCTGAATGTCACAGCACCAACGATGCCGCTGTACCCCCCGGCAAACGATCGCTTCCACTGGCGGGTGATGAGCCATCTCGGCTCAAACTTCCTCAGTATGATGGACAATCCGGAGGTCCTGCGGGGAACGCTGGCGCTCTATGACTGGACTGACGATGAGATGAACCGCCGTCGTCTTGAAGCGATAGTTGCCGTGAAGCACACCCTGATCCGCCGTTTTGAGAAGGGCTTTATGCTCCGGGGTGTGGATATTGAGGTCACGCTGAATATGGACAATTTTGCAGGCGAGGGGGATGTGAATCTCTTTGGGGAGATGCTGCACCGGTTCTTCGCGCTCTATGCCGATGTTCACCTCTTTAACCAGCTCACGCTGGTACTGCAACCGACAGGAAAACGACTGAGATGGCGCGAGAATCACAGCCAGCACGTACCGGGCTGA
- the tssA gene encoding type VI secretion system protein TssA, whose translation MSSSEDLLTTCATSKEERQRLISRAHDALPLWDNWLKPINPENATGDDPAYDDNFQLMREEINKLSGTDSALLCDLAPKCLCECAKDIRVVTWYVLARLSRDGEKGLSEGLLLLAAMLIRYGQACHPRRPVARKAALEWLNSAKIIDALQLWPEVDSNDAGLTVGAINLIQSAVSVWSEAEKPSFAGFCTALENRLARSGGMEALVPQNSSAQEHGREAAHSDSPKLSAVKSGRDLLDQAKLLSCWLSEQPLGWLASHRLIKTVRWDTVDQLPPLDSSGRTRLIPPKPEYRAQLKRLYLQKNWTELVEQASQMYCEGVNHFWLDLQWYLWQGLSHAGHPWDAWTDSVLFDLRLLLIRLPGLEGLAWNDGTPFADEVTTAWIAEKVNEEGRIYGDEPANVVNGQADDVLLLESEAMEKGDTEGPEAALAWLQSRPGMDTPRHRWLIRLLMARVAEQYGRNEMALHLLGELTTSAPQLTLEDWEPTLLFEVQARRLKLLRMKAGRSESDKSRLMPEMESLLAGLIAIDPARAMVLCV comes from the coding sequence ATGAGTTCATCGGAAGATTTGTTAACCACCTGTGCCACAAGCAAGGAAGAAAGGCAGCGTCTCATCTCCCGGGCACATGATGCCCTGCCACTCTGGGATAACTGGCTAAAACCAATCAATCCAGAAAATGCAACCGGAGACGATCCCGCATACGACGATAATTTTCAGCTGATGCGTGAAGAGATTAATAAGCTTTCAGGTACAGATTCGGCTCTGTTGTGTGACCTGGCCCCGAAGTGTCTTTGTGAATGTGCCAAAGATATTCGTGTGGTGACCTGGTACGTGCTGGCCCGACTCAGCCGCGACGGTGAAAAAGGGCTGTCCGAAGGTTTACTGCTTCTTGCCGCGATGCTGATCCGCTACGGACAGGCATGTCATCCACGACGCCCGGTGGCCCGTAAAGCTGCTCTGGAATGGCTCAACAGTGCAAAAATTATTGATGCCCTGCAGTTATGGCCTGAGGTGGACAGCAATGATGCTGGTTTGACGGTTGGTGCCATAAACCTGATTCAATCCGCCGTGTCCGTCTGGTCGGAAGCTGAAAAACCGTCTTTTGCAGGGTTTTGTACCGCACTTGAAAACCGCCTTGCACGTTCAGGTGGTATGGAAGCTCTGGTCCCCCAGAACAGCAGTGCTCAGGAGCACGGGCGTGAAGCTGCCCACTCGGATTCACCGAAGCTGTCAGCCGTGAAATCAGGCCGCGATTTACTCGACCAGGCAAAGCTACTTTCCTGCTGGTTGAGTGAGCAACCGCTGGGGTGGCTTGCCTCCCACCGGCTGATAAAAACCGTGCGGTGGGATACGGTCGATCAGCTTCCTCCGCTGGACAGTAGCGGACGTACCCGCTTGATCCCCCCAAAACCTGAGTATCGCGCGCAGCTCAAACGACTATATCTTCAGAAAAACTGGACTGAGCTGGTTGAGCAGGCCAGCCAGATGTATTGCGAAGGGGTCAACCATTTCTGGCTCGATCTTCAGTGGTACCTCTGGCAGGGGCTCAGCCATGCCGGTCATCCCTGGGATGCCTGGACAGACTCCGTCCTGTTCGATCTGCGGCTGCTGCTTATACGCCTCCCGGGTCTTGAAGGGCTGGCATGGAATGATGGTACCCCTTTTGCCGACGAAGTTACCACCGCCTGGATTGCTGAAAAAGTGAATGAAGAAGGCCGGATCTACGGTGATGAACCCGCTAACGTCGTTAATGGTCAAGCTGATGATGTGCTGCTCCTTGAGTCCGAAGCCATGGAAAAGGGAGACACGGAAGGGCCCGAAGCGGCGCTTGCCTGGCTTCAGTCCCGACCGGGGATGGACACACCACGCCATCGCTGGCTGATACGTCTGCTGATGGCCCGTGTGGCAGAGCAGTATGGCCGAAACGAAATGGCGCTTCATCTGCTTGGCGAACTGACCACCAGTGCACCACAGCTGACGCTTGAAGACTGGGAGCCCACTCTGTTGTTTGAAGTTCAGGCCCGTCGCCTGAAGCTGCTACGTATGAAAGCCGGTCGCAGCGAATCTGATAAATCCCGTCTGATGCCTGAGATGGAGTCCTTACTTGCCGGACTTATTGCCATTGACCCAGCCCGTGCCATGGTGCTCTGTGTCTAA